The Thermodesulfobacteriota bacterium genome contains a region encoding:
- a CDS encoding PqqD family protein: MKDLLSTEVGDEKMLYDPAQEAVHVLSPTARLIHELAAAGQPIVAIEARLRERFAVPAGHDLRRDIEACLVELAAKGLLPDS; encoded by the coding sequence ATGAAAGACCTCTTGTCCACCGAGGTGGGCGACGAGAAGATGCTCTACGATCCGGCCCAGGAGGCGGTCCACGTCCTGAGCCCGACAGCACGCCTCATCCACGAGCTGGCCGCGGCGGGTCAGCCGATCGTGGCCATCGAGGCCCGGCTGCGGGAGCGCTTCGCCGTGCCGGCCGGCCACGACCTGCGCCGGGACATCGAGGCCTGCCTGGTCGAGCTGGCCGCCAAGGGCCTGCTGCCGGACAGCTGA